A genomic segment from Ruegeria sp. TM1040 encodes:
- a CDS encoding PA0069 family radical SAM protein, with protein MQNTDPFSPRCRKARGALSNAAGRFDLAREAQDDGWWQEAPDPSVATEIRNELARSLISYNRSPDLPFDRSINPYRGCEQGCVYCFARPSHAYLGLSPGLDFETRLVARSNAAEVLRKELSARSYKVATLAIGTNTDPYQPCERDHLLMRQCLEVLQAFNHPVAIVTKGTLIERDIDILTDMARRGLVRVGISVTTLDANLSRRMEPRAPVPARRLATIRRLSAAGVPVRIMTSPLVPGLTDHELEALLAAGQDAGADAASWIMLRLPREVSQLWQDWLQEHAPDRAAKVMARLREMHGGRDYDPRWGHRMRGEGEYAEMIARRFRLACKRLGLAERTAPLRTDLFAKPLQPGDQLSLFS; from the coding sequence ATGCAGAACACGGATCCTTTTTCGCCTCGATGTCGCAAAGCGCGCGGTGCGCTCAGCAATGCGGCAGGCCGGTTTGATCTGGCGCGCGAGGCGCAGGACGATGGCTGGTGGCAGGAGGCGCCGGATCCTTCTGTTGCGACAGAGATTCGCAACGAGCTAGCGCGCAGCCTGATCTCTTACAACCGTTCGCCGGATCTGCCCTTTGACCGCTCGATCAACCCCTATCGCGGCTGTGAGCAAGGTTGCGTGTATTGTTTTGCGCGCCCGTCGCATGCCTATCTCGGCCTGTCGCCGGGGCTGGATTTCGAAACCCGGCTTGTTGCACGCAGCAACGCGGCAGAGGTGCTGCGAAAAGAGCTCTCGGCGCGGAGCTACAAGGTCGCGACCCTGGCCATCGGCACCAACACGGATCCCTATCAGCCCTGCGAGCGGGATCATCTCTTGATGCGCCAGTGTCTTGAGGTGCTGCAGGCGTTCAATCACCCGGTGGCAATTGTCACCAAGGGCACTCTGATCGAGCGCGATATTGATATTCTGACCGATATGGCGCGCCGCGGCCTGGTGCGAGTCGGGATTTCCGTGACCACGTTGGATGCGAACCTGTCGCGGCGGATGGAGCCGCGCGCGCCGGTGCCTGCGCGGCGCCTGGCGACGATCCGACGGCTGAGTGCTGCGGGGGTTCCAGTACGCATAATGACGTCGCCCTTGGTGCCGGGGCTCACCGATCACGAGCTTGAGGCGCTATTGGCAGCCGGGCAGGACGCGGGTGCAGATGCGGCCAGCTGGATCATGTTGCGCCTGCCGCGCGAGGTATCGCAGCTCTGGCAGGACTGGCTTCAAGAGCATGCACCCGATCGGGCCGCCAAGGTGATGGCGCGGCTGCGCGAGATGCATGGCGGGCGCGATTACGATCCGCGCTGGGGGCACCGGATGCGAGGGGAGGGCGAGTATGCCGAGATGATCGCGCGCCGTTTTCGGCTGGCTTGCAAGCGGCTTGGATTGGCAGAGCGCACCGCGCCCCTCAGAACAGACCTCTTTGCAAAACCGCTGCAGCCCGGCGATCAGCTCAGCCTGTTTTCCTGA
- a CDS encoding DUF1638 domain-containing protein yields the protein MATASPRRGRAARLSKRAALSLPQGKSLDAQSLTEHGLAAPERERKTGRILLIACGALAREILAITRANQFDHIDLTCLPAKLHLYPDQIVTHVEAAVTKHRAVYDQIYVVYADCGTGGQLQQSCAELGVEMVPGPHCYAFFEGTDRFNAYADAGEITAFYLTDFLVKQFDAFVWRPMGLDKNPELRDMIFGNYTTLIYQSQTEDPDLLEKARACAARMGLDFQHRHTGYGELETTLMDWATPNPSSD from the coding sequence ATGGCCACCGCGTCCCCTCGACGCGGTCGGGCGGCCCGACTTTCAAAGCGGGCCGCTCTGTCTTTGCCACAGGGCAAATCTCTCGACGCACAAAGCCTGACCGAACACGGCCTCGCCGCCCCAGAACGAGAGCGCAAAACTGGCCGCATCCTTTTGATCGCCTGTGGCGCTCTGGCGCGTGAAATCCTGGCGATCACGCGCGCCAATCAGTTCGATCACATCGATCTGACCTGCTTGCCGGCGAAACTTCATCTTTATCCTGACCAGATCGTCACCCATGTGGAGGCCGCCGTCACAAAGCACCGCGCGGTCTACGATCAGATCTACGTGGTCTACGCCGATTGCGGCACGGGCGGGCAGCTCCAACAAAGCTGCGCCGAATTGGGGGTCGAGATGGTCCCCGGCCCCCATTGCTACGCCTTCTTTGAAGGCACCGACCGCTTTAACGCCTATGCCGACGCCGGTGAAATCACGGCCTTTTACCTCACGGATTTTCTGGTCAAACAATTCGATGCCTTTGTGTGGCGTCCAATGGGCCTTGATAAGAACCCCGAGCTGCGGGACATGATCTTCGGGAACTATACCACCCTGATCTACCAGTCGCAGACCGAAGACCCGGACCTGTTGGAAAAAGCCCGCGCCTGCGCAGCGCGCATGGGGCTCGACTTTCAACACCGTCACACCGGCTACGGGGAACTCGAAACCACCCTCATGGACTGGGCCACGCCCAATCCTTCTTCTGACTAG
- a CDS encoding quorum-quenching N-acyl-homoserine lactonase RmmL — translation MTLSRRTLLKSVGLAGAGLAVPSLGQMALAAPMAPAPVLHQFRLGDAVITALLDGHLSLPSGMFTGADPETVAQTLAGTFYREDAQGLEIPVNGYLVERAGQYTLIDTGTAALMGPELGGLMGALAATGVTPDQISTILLTHMHPDHAGGLLNADGSAAFPNAELVVADAEWGFWHDDAIMASVDEGSRGFFQMARNAVAPYADRMKPFSGEAEVAAGFSAMPLPGHTPGHSGFMLDAGSEQLLFWGDVVHSTALQFRNPDWTIPFDADQSLAAQTRKAMFDRAVADQLLVTGMHLDFPGLGRVERDGGAYAFDQAPWQFGL, via the coding sequence ATGACCCTTTCCCGTAGAACTCTTTTGAAATCCGTGGGCCTTGCTGGTGCAGGTCTTGCTGTACCTTCTCTGGGCCAGATGGCGCTGGCCGCACCAATGGCCCCTGCGCCTGTGCTGCATCAGTTCCGCCTTGGCGACGCCGTGATTACCGCGCTTCTTGATGGGCATCTGTCGCTGCCATCTGGTATGTTCACCGGGGCCGATCCTGAAACCGTTGCGCAGACGCTTGCCGGGACCTTCTACCGCGAGGACGCGCAGGGGCTCGAGATCCCGGTCAACGGGTATCTTGTGGAGCGCGCAGGCCAGTACACCCTCATTGACACCGGCACGGCTGCGCTGATGGGGCCGGAGCTTGGCGGGTTGATGGGGGCCCTCGCCGCGACAGGCGTGACGCCCGATCAGATCTCCACGATCTTGTTGACCCATATGCATCCGGATCACGCGGGTGGTCTTTTGAATGCGGACGGCAGCGCGGCCTTTCCCAATGCAGAGTTGGTGGTGGCCGACGCCGAGTGGGGGTTCTGGCACGACGATGCGATTATGGCCTCCGTCGACGAAGGCAGTCGCGGCTTCTTTCAGATGGCCCGCAATGCGGTAGCGCCGTATGCGGATCGGATGAAGCCGTTTAGTGGCGAGGCCGAGGTGGCGGCGGGCTTCAGCGCCATGCCATTGCCGGGACATACGCCGGGGCACAGTGGCTTTATGCTTGATGCAGGCTCCGAGCAGCTCTTGTTCTGGGGCGATGTGGTTCATAGCACCGCGCTTCAGTTCCGCAATCCTGACTGGACCATCCCCTTTGATGCGGATCAGTCGCTGGCGGCCCAGACCCGCAAAGCGATGTTCGACCGCGCAGTTGCTGATCAGTTGCTGGTGACGGGCATGCATCTGGATTTCCCCGGACTCGGACGGGTCGAACGCGACGGCGGGGCCTACGCCTTTGACCAGGCGCCCTGGCAATTCGGCCTCTGA
- a CDS encoding corrinoid protein — MSEEEDIILSELDDEELVQQMFDDLYDGLKEEIEEGVNILLERGWAPYKILTEALVGGMTIVGADFRDGILFVPEVLLAANAMKGGMTILKPLLAETGAPRMGSMVIGTVKGDIHDIGKNLVSMMMEGAGFEVVDIGINNPVENYLEALEEHKPDILGMSALLTTTMPYMKVVIDTMVEQGKRDDYIVLVGGAPLNEEFGKAIGADAYCRDAAVAVETAKEFVARKHNAMNA; from the coding sequence ATGTCGGAAGAAGAAGACATCATCCTCTCAGAACTCGATGACGAGGAACTGGTCCAACAAATGTTTGACGACCTCTATGACGGTCTGAAGGAAGAAATCGAGGAAGGCGTCAACATCCTGCTCGAACGCGGCTGGGCGCCCTACAAGATCCTGACCGAAGCACTGGTCGGCGGCATGACCATCGTGGGTGCAGACTTCCGCGACGGCATTCTCTTCGTTCCCGAAGTGCTTCTGGCGGCCAACGCCATGAAGGGTGGCATGACGATCCTGAAGCCGCTTCTGGCAGAAACCGGCGCACCGCGCATGGGCTCCATGGTGATCGGCACCGTGAAAGGCGACATTCACGACATCGGCAAGAACCTCGTCTCGATGATGATGGAAGGCGCCGGTTTTGAGGTGGTGGACATCGGCATCAACAACCCGGTCGAAAACTACCTCGAGGCCCTCGAAGAGCACAAACCCGACATCCTCGGCATGTCCGCGCTCCTGACCACCACCATGCCCTACATGAAGGTCGTAATCGACACGATGGTCGAGCAAGGCAAGCGTGACGATTACATCGTGCTGGTGGGCGGCGCGCCCCTCAACGAAGAATTCGGCAAGGCCATCGGCGCCGACGCCTACTGCCGCGACGCGGCTGTCGCGGTTGAAACCGCCAAAGAATTTGTGGCGCGCAAGCACAACGCCATGAACGCCTGA
- the purM gene encoding phosphoribosylformylglycinamidine cyclo-ligase — protein sequence MTSGKNGLTYADAGVDIDAGNELVDRIKPAAKRTNRPGVMSGLGGFGALFDLKAAGYEDPILVGATDGVGTKLRIAIDTGLVDGVGIDLVAMCVNDLVCQGAEPLFFLDYFATGKLETDVAARIIEGIAEGCVRSGCALIGGETAEMPGMYPKGDFDLAGFAVGAMERGTALPAGVSEGDVLLGLASDGVHSNGYSLVRQIVKYSGLGWDGDNPFGEGKLGEALLTPTRLYVKQSLAAVRAGGVNALAHITGGGLTENLPRVLPDDLGADIDLGAWELPGVFKWMAQTGGIEESEMLKTFNCGIGMILVVKADRADALTEVLEGEGETVARLGTVTRGEGIRYTGALL from the coding sequence ATGACCAGCGGCAAGAACGGGCTGACCTATGCGGATGCAGGGGTCGATATTGATGCGGGCAACGAACTTGTGGACCGGATCAAACCGGCCGCTAAGCGAACCAACCGCCCCGGCGTGATGAGCGGCCTTGGCGGCTTTGGCGCGCTGTTTGACCTGAAGGCTGCTGGCTACGAGGATCCAATCCTTGTAGGCGCGACCGATGGGGTGGGCACTAAGCTGCGGATTGCCATTGATACGGGTCTCGTGGACGGCGTCGGCATCGATCTTGTGGCGATGTGTGTCAACGATCTGGTTTGTCAGGGCGCAGAGCCGCTGTTCTTTCTCGACTATTTTGCCACCGGCAAGCTGGAAACCGATGTCGCGGCGCGAATCATCGAAGGCATCGCCGAAGGCTGCGTGCGCTCTGGCTGTGCGCTGATCGGCGGCGAGACCGCCGAGATGCCCGGCATGTACCCCAAAGGTGATTTTGACCTCGCCGGGTTTGCCGTGGGCGCCATGGAGCGTGGCACAGCCCTGCCGGCAGGTGTCAGCGAAGGCGATGTCCTCTTGGGGCTGGCCTCCGATGGCGTGCATTCCAACGGCTACTCTCTGGTGCGGCAGATCGTGAAATACTCCGGTCTGGGCTGGGATGGCGACAACCCGTTTGGCGAGGGCAAACTGGGCGAGGCGCTGCTGACCCCCACGCGTCTCTATGTCAAACAATCCCTTGCCGCAGTGCGGGCCGGGGGCGTCAATGCACTTGCGCATATCACAGGCGGCGGCCTCACGGAGAACCTGCCGCGGGTTCTGCCCGACGACCTTGGTGCGGACATCGACCTCGGCGCCTGGGAGCTTCCGGGTGTGTTCAAGTGGATGGCGCAAACCGGTGGCATTGAAGAGAGCGAAATGCTCAAGACCTTCAACTGCGGGATTGGCATGATCCTCGTTGTGAAAGCCGACCGGGCCGATGCGCTCACCGAGGTGCTCGAGGGTGAGGGCGAGACCGTTGCGCGGCTTGGCACTGTGACGCGCGGGGAGGGTATTCGCTACACGGGCGCGCTGCTGTGA
- the purN gene encoding phosphoribosylglycinamide formyltransferase yields MSDKKRVAILISGGGSNMVSLVDSMLNDADHPGSPCLVLSNNADAGGLSKAAERGVATAVVDHRPFGKDRAAFEAELVQPILEAGADVVCLAGFMRVLTAGFVRQFEGRMLNIHPSLLPKYKGLHTHARALEAGDLRHGCSVHEVTPLLDDGPILGQAEVPVHPGDTPDDLAARVLVQEHRLYPAVLERYLRGERAVLHLS; encoded by the coding sequence GTGAGCGACAAGAAACGCGTTGCGATCCTGATTTCCGGCGGGGGCTCCAATATGGTGTCCCTCGTCGACAGCATGTTGAACGACGCCGATCATCCGGGTTCGCCTTGCCTGGTGCTGTCCAACAACGCGGATGCCGGGGGCCTCTCCAAGGCCGCCGAACGCGGGGTCGCCACGGCGGTGGTCGATCACCGCCCCTTTGGCAAGGATCGCGCAGCATTTGAGGCTGAGCTGGTGCAACCCATTCTGGAGGCTGGCGCTGATGTGGTCTGTCTTGCGGGCTTCATGCGGGTGTTGACCGCAGGTTTCGTGCGCCAGTTCGAAGGCCGGATGCTCAATATCCATCCCTCCCTGCTCCCCAAATACAAGGGCTTGCACACCCATGCCCGCGCTCTGGAAGCTGGCGACCTGCGCCATGGCTGCAGTGTGCATGAGGTGACTCCGCTCCTCGATGACGGCCCGATTCTGGGGCAGGCCGAAGTGCCCGTTCATCCCGGCGACACGCCCGATGATCTGGCCGCGCGGGTGCTCGTTCAGGAACATCGCCTCTATCCGGCGGTGCTGGAGCGCTATCTGCGTGGCGAGCGTGCAGTCTTGCACCTGAGCTGA
- a CDS encoding phosphatidylglycerol lysyltransferase domain-containing protein, with protein sequence MRARRKQTFANSLRVVTPLLIMAGCLFALTRQADLPHFHDLLGLLTQVPAPHWIGALGATVLSFWALGRYDAVAHRHLRSGIDDRTARRAGMAAIAFSQAVGFGLFSGSFARWRLLPQLNPLLSAQLTGFVGITFMTALAVICGIFLILVGPSWGMRLVGGGILFAAIAAVGLCFLHPEWRIRGLRLRFPSVQAILALALWTMMDVTFAGVALWLLLPVGHGIGLDVLLTAYFLALGLAIISSSPGGAGPLELAMLTLLPGADPATLVAGLLAFRAVYYALPAMLAGAVLLWPRLLRHGKAMPDPWETGDLGCDLRPAASQPFVRPQAETAVLLQNGGHVMAFGLNQVALLDSPQLSAVLFDPISGRQDEIPAALRAHALSRNAAACFYKCSARTALAARQEGWKILRVAQDAILAPETFTVEGSKHRQLRRKLRHAEKAGLQVEPAWGTLPLTQMAQVDAAWTRQHGGARGTTMGQFEPGYVAIQMTCLAWLEDRLVGFMTFHRAADEWCLDLVRQLPGAPDGTAHAMICTAVEAARDAGVRRLSLASVPDHRFSARFDGGLRQFKSCFAPTWEARYMAAPSWAQMGLAIAEMTRLVHRPARPEAAMAQIDMLQDPIPDDTVENAVAAKRTA encoded by the coding sequence ATGCGGGCCAGACGCAAGCAGACCTTTGCGAATTCCCTGAGGGTGGTGACGCCCCTGCTCATTATGGCGGGCTGTTTGTTCGCCCTGACCCGACAAGCGGATCTGCCGCATTTCCACGACCTTCTGGGCCTGCTCACGCAGGTGCCCGCGCCGCATTGGATCGGCGCCCTCGGGGCAACTGTGCTCAGTTTCTGGGCTCTTGGCCGCTATGACGCGGTCGCACACCGGCATTTGCGCAGCGGAATCGATGACCGGACCGCACGGCGCGCGGGCATGGCCGCTATCGCCTTTTCGCAGGCCGTTGGATTTGGCTTGTTTTCGGGGTCCTTTGCACGTTGGCGCCTGCTGCCGCAACTGAATCCATTGCTTTCGGCGCAGCTGACCGGGTTTGTGGGCATCACCTTCATGACAGCCCTCGCTGTCATTTGCGGGATCTTTCTGATCCTTGTGGGACCTTCATGGGGGATGCGCCTTGTGGGCGGGGGCATCCTGTTTGCCGCGATCGCCGCTGTTGGCCTGTGCTTCTTGCACCCAGAGTGGCGCATCCGTGGTTTGCGGCTCCGGTTCCCTTCTGTGCAGGCCATCCTTGCGCTGGCGCTTTGGACCATGATGGATGTGACCTTTGCCGGGGTCGCCCTCTGGCTGTTGCTGCCGGTTGGACATGGCATCGGCCTTGATGTCTTGCTGACCGCCTATTTTCTGGCCCTTGGACTGGCGATCATCTCCTCCTCTCCGGGCGGAGCCGGGCCGCTGGAACTTGCAATGCTCACGCTTCTGCCCGGTGCCGATCCCGCGACGCTGGTGGCAGGACTTCTCGCCTTTCGGGCAGTTTATTATGCGCTGCCCGCGATGCTTGCGGGTGCTGTGTTGCTCTGGCCACGGCTGCTGCGCCACGGAAAGGCAATGCCGGACCCCTGGGAGACTGGCGATCTGGGCTGCGATCTGCGGCCTGCTGCCAGCCAGCCCTTCGTCCGCCCGCAGGCCGAAACGGCCGTGCTCTTGCAAAACGGCGGCCATGTGATGGCCTTTGGGCTCAATCAAGTGGCGCTCCTTGATAGCCCGCAGCTCTCTGCGGTGCTATTTGATCCAATCAGCGGCCGACAAGACGAGATCCCCGCCGCCCTGCGCGCCCATGCACTCTCGCGCAATGCGGCAGCTTGCTTTTACAAATGCAGTGCCCGCACCGCGCTGGCAGCCCGTCAGGAGGGTTGGAAGATCCTGAGAGTGGCTCAGGACGCCATCCTTGCGCCGGAGACCTTCACCGTCGAGGGCTCCAAGCATCGCCAACTGCGTCGCAAACTGCGCCACGCCGAGAAGGCCGGACTGCAGGTGGAGCCCGCCTGGGGGACGCTGCCCTTGACCCAGATGGCCCAGGTTGATGCCGCATGGACGCGCCAGCACGGCGGTGCCCGTGGCACGACGATGGGCCAGTTCGAGCCGGGATATGTGGCGATCCAGATGACCTGTCTTGCCTGGCTTGAGGACCGCCTTGTCGGCTTCATGACCTTTCACCGGGCGGCGGATGAATGGTGCCTTGATCTGGTGCGCCAATTGCCCGGGGCGCCCGATGGCACCGCCCATGCTATGATTTGCACCGCGGTCGAGGCCGCGCGCGATGCGGGCGTGCGCCGCCTGTCGCTTGCGTCGGTTCCCGATCACCGCTTCAGCGCGCGCTTTGATGGCGGCCTGCGTCAGTTCAAGTCCTGCTTTGCCCCCACCTGGGAGGCCCGATACATGGCGGCGCCAAGCTGGGCTCAGATGGGGCTCGCGATTGCCGAAATGACCCGGCTGGTGCATCGTCCGGCGCGTCCGGAGGCTGCAATGGCGCAGATCGACATGCTGCAGGACCCTATTCCTGATGATACTGTCGAAAATGCAGTTGCGGCAAAACGGACCGCGTGA
- the rnd gene encoding ribonuclease D: protein MKTLTTTDELRAFCQEAAKYPYVTVDTEFLRERTYYSKLCLIQIAYRGDGETDAVLVDPLSGDLSLEPLYELFRNEDVVKVFHAARQDLEIFWVDAGVFPKPLFDTQVAAMVCGFGEQVGYETLVRKICKQGLDKTSRFTDWSRRPLSDAQKTYALADVTHLRQIYEHLRKELDKTKRSHWVAEELQVLTDPATYNIQPREAWRRVKTRTNSGRFLAVVRELAAFREEYAQTNNVPRNRVYKDDALVELASTKPRTASDLGGSRLLLREARKGAIAEGILKAVERGVNCPQDDMPQADRSREKMQINGALADLLRVLLKAKTETSGVAAKLIAPSADLDAIAAGERDVPALKGWRHEVFGADALRLCNGEIALAAKGQQVKVVDL from the coding sequence ATGAAAACTCTGACCACCACCGACGAGCTGCGCGCCTTTTGCCAAGAGGCCGCGAAATACCCTTATGTGACGGTGGACACCGAGTTTCTGCGAGAGCGCACCTATTACTCTAAGCTTTGCCTGATCCAGATTGCCTATCGCGGTGATGGGGAAACCGACGCCGTGCTGGTTGACCCGCTTTCCGGGGATTTGTCGCTCGAACCCTTGTACGAGCTTTTCCGCAATGAGGATGTGGTAAAGGTCTTTCACGCCGCGCGGCAGGATCTGGAGATTTTCTGGGTGGATGCGGGCGTTTTTCCAAAACCGCTGTTTGACACCCAGGTTGCGGCCATGGTGTGCGGCTTTGGCGAGCAGGTCGGCTACGAGACGCTGGTGCGCAAGATTTGCAAGCAAGGCCTTGATAAGACATCCCGCTTTACAGACTGGTCCCGCCGTCCACTCTCGGATGCGCAAAAGACTTATGCTCTGGCGGATGTCACCCATCTGCGCCAGATATACGAGCATCTGCGCAAAGAGCTCGACAAGACCAAGCGCAGCCATTGGGTTGCCGAGGAGTTGCAGGTCCTGACCGACCCCGCAACCTATAACATTCAGCCGCGTGAGGCTTGGCGCCGGGTGAAAACCCGCACCAACTCCGGGCGTTTCCTTGCAGTGGTGCGCGAGCTGGCGGCCTTTCGCGAAGAATATGCGCAAACCAACAATGTGCCGCGCAATCGCGTCTACAAGGATGATGCCCTGGTGGAACTGGCTTCCACCAAGCCCCGGACCGCGTCGGATCTGGGGGGATCACGCCTGTTGCTGCGGGAGGCGCGCAAAGGCGCCATTGCCGAAGGCATTCTAAAAGCGGTCGAGCGCGGTGTGAACTGTCCGCAGGACGACATGCCTCAGGCGGATCGCTCGCGCGAGAAAATGCAGATCAATGGCGCACTTGCCGATCTGCTGCGGGTCCTGCTCAAGGCCAAGACCGAGACCTCTGGCGTGGCGGCGAAACTGATCGCCCCTTCGGCGGATCTGGATGCAATCGCCGCCGGGGAGCGCGATGTTCCTGCGCTAAAAGGCTGGCGGCACGAGGTCTTTGGCGCGGATGCGTTGCGCCTGTGCAATGGAGAGATTGCGCTCGCGGCCAAAGGCCAGCAGGTGAAGGTTGTTGACCTCTAG
- a CDS encoding SufE family protein, with translation MASAAFEEIVEDFEFFEDWEDRYRHVIEQGKAMAPLDDALKVPATKVDGCASQVWLHPQIENGVFHFDGDSDAMIVKGLIAVLQKLYNGLTLSEVLAVDARAEMGRLGLNDHLSAQRSNGLRAMIERIRETAAAQA, from the coding sequence ATGGCCAGCGCTGCCTTCGAGGAAATCGTCGAGGACTTTGAGTTCTTTGAGGACTGGGAGGATCGCTACCGTCATGTGATCGAACAGGGCAAGGCGATGGCGCCGCTGGACGACGCGCTGAAGGTGCCTGCAACCAAGGTGGACGGTTGTGCAAGCCAGGTCTGGCTGCACCCGCAGATTGAAAATGGCGTGTTTCACTTTGACGGCGACAGCGATGCGATGATCGTCAAAGGGCTGATCGCAGTTCTGCAAAAACTCTATAACGGGCTCACGCTTTCCGAGGTGCTGGCCGTCGACGCCCGCGCGGAGATGGGGCGCCTTGGGCTCAATGATCACCTTTCTGCGCAGCGCTCCAACGGTTTGCGCGCGATGATCGAGCGCATCCGCGAAACGGCGGCGGCCCAAGCGTAA
- the bmt gene encoding betaine--homocysteine S-methyltransferase, whose protein sequence is MSNSFQELLDSRDVLLADGATGTNLFNMGLQSGDAPELWNTDAPDKIKALYQGSVDAGSDLFLTNSFGGTAARLKLHDAQGRVRELNRIAAELGREVADKAERKIAVAGSVGPTGEIMQPVGELSHALAVEMFHEQADALKEGGVDVLWLETISAPEEFAAAAEAFKLVDMPWCGTMSFDTAGRTMMGVTSADLAKLVEEFDTPPLAFGANCGTGASDILRTVLGFAAQGTERPIISKGNAGIPKYVDGHIHYDGTPDLMGEYAVLARDSGAKIIGGCCGTMPDHLRKMREALDSRPRGERPTLEHIVELLGPFSSANDGTEEGSDASAERRGRRGRRRS, encoded by the coding sequence ATGAGCAACAGTTTCCAAGAGCTTCTGGACAGCCGTGATGTGCTTCTGGCGGATGGCGCGACAGGCACCAACCTGTTCAACATGGGGCTGCAGTCCGGTGATGCGCCGGAACTGTGGAACACCGACGCGCCAGACAAGATCAAGGCACTCTATCAAGGCTCGGTCGATGCCGGCAGCGATCTGTTTTTGACCAATAGCTTTGGTGGCACCGCCGCACGTCTGAAGCTGCATGACGCACAAGGCCGTGTCCGCGAGCTGAACCGCATCGCCGCAGAACTTGGACGCGAAGTTGCGGACAAGGCTGAACGCAAGATTGCCGTTGCCGGCTCTGTCGGACCCACCGGCGAAATCATGCAACCGGTTGGGGAACTCTCGCACGCGCTCGCGGTGGAAATGTTCCACGAACAGGCCGACGCGCTCAAGGAAGGCGGCGTAGACGTGCTCTGGCTCGAAACGATTTCCGCTCCCGAGGAATTTGCCGCCGCCGCTGAGGCCTTCAAACTGGTGGATATGCCCTGGTGCGGCACCATGAGCTTTGACACCGCCGGACGTACCATGATGGGCGTGACCTCTGCCGATCTGGCCAAACTCGTCGAGGAGTTCGACACCCCGCCGCTCGCTTTTGGCGCCAACTGCGGCACCGGGGCATCGGATATCCTGCGCACCGTGCTCGGATTCGCCGCGCAGGGCACCGAACGTCCGATCATCTCCAAGGGCAACGCGGGTATTCCCAAATATGTCGATGGCCATATCCACTATGACGGCACCCCGGACTTGATGGGCGAATACGCCGTCCTGGCGCGCGACTCCGGAGCCAAGATCATCGGCGGCTGCTGCGGCACCATGCCGGACCATCTGCGCAAGATGCGTGAAGCCCTCGACAGCCGCCCGCGCGGCGAACGCCCGACGCTGGAACATATCGTAGAGCTGCTTGGCCCGTTCAGCTCGGCCAACGACGGCACCGAAGAAGGCAGCGATGCCAGCGCTGAGCGCCGAGGCCGTCGCGGGCGCCGTCGCAGCTGA
- a CDS encoding LysR family transcriptional regulator, producing the protein MDRLSLLETLIVALDEGSLNRAAARKSMTQSAVSQHIKQLETLMGHQLLHRTAQGVRATRSGELVYTHAQRLLGNFDRMTAELDQLQDSLSGDFRISVNSFLGRHLIGHMLVELDQSHDDLNIILRVEDRLVDVVRENYDLAIRTGRLGETDGVGRRIATMETVLLATPAYLDQMGRPESPEDLKRLKYIQHHEDQTNGFFPLSRGGEQVLAPIRVGFTADDPDLIRHAVTNGTGYTRMPLFFVKEMLDAGEYERVLPDWDAPDKDVFAVYPSRHGVDRRRELVIEGVVATFEAFRNRQPKPHLRAVGA; encoded by the coding sequence ATGGACCGGCTGTCGCTACTTGAAACCCTCATCGTGGCCCTGGACGAAGGCAGCCTTAATCGCGCTGCCGCCCGCAAATCCATGACCCAGTCCGCGGTCAGCCAACACATCAAGCAGTTGGAGACGCTGATGGGGCACCAGTTGCTACATCGCACAGCCCAAGGCGTGCGCGCCACGCGCTCTGGCGAGCTGGTCTACACTCACGCCCAGAGGTTGCTTGGCAATTTTGACCGCATGACCGCGGAGCTCGATCAGCTACAAGACAGCCTCTCCGGCGATTTTCGCATCAGCGTGAACAGCTTTCTTGGCCGTCACCTGATTGGGCACATGTTGGTGGAGCTCGACCAGAGCCATGATGATCTGAACATCATCCTGCGGGTCGAGGACAGGTTGGTCGACGTGGTGCGGGAGAACTACGATCTCGCCATCCGCACCGGGCGGCTTGGCGAAACGGATGGGGTTGGGCGGCGGATCGCAACCATGGAGACAGTGCTTTTGGCGACGCCTGCCTACCTCGATCAGATGGGGCGCCCCGAAAGCCCCGAAGACCTGAAGCGGTTGAAATACATCCAGCACCACGAGGATCAGACCAACGGGTTCTTCCCCCTCAGCCGGGGTGGCGAACAGGTTCTGGCGCCGATCCGCGTGGGGTTCACGGCTGATGATCCCGATCTGATCCGCCATGCGGTCACCAACGGCACCGGCTATACCCGCATGCCGCTGTTCTTTGTGAAGGAAATGCTGGACGCGGGCGAATATGAACGTGTGCTGCCCGACTGGGACGCCCCGGACAAGGATGTGTTTGCCGTCTACCCCTCTCGCCATGGCGTCGATCGCAGACGCGAATTGGTGATCGAGGGTGTCGTGGCCACATTCGAAGCCTTTCGCAATCGCCAGCCAAAACCGCACCTCAGGGCCGTCGGCGCCTAA